A genomic segment from Modestobacter roseus encodes:
- a CDS encoding PspC domain-containing protein — protein sequence MTETGTNATPSTELPQAEAPRGESPDAERPPLRRDRSHLVVGGVAAGLAAHTGIDALLWRLGFVALVVAGGAGFWLYLALWLLMPTAPATPDDRTNVLDEWVEKLRRAVIRR from the coding sequence ATGACCGAGACCGGCACCAACGCCACCCCGTCCACTGAGCTCCCGCAGGCGGAGGCGCCGCGCGGCGAGAGCCCCGACGCCGAGCGACCGCCGTTGCGGCGGGACCGCAGCCACCTGGTGGTCGGTGGCGTCGCCGCCGGACTGGCCGCGCACACCGGCATCGACGCACTGCTGTGGCGGCTCGGGTTCGTCGCGCTGGTCGTCGCCGGCGGCGCCGGGTTCTGGCTCTACCTGGCGCTGTGGCTGTTGATGCCCACCGCCCCCGCCACGCCCGACGACCGCACGAACGTGCTGGACGAGTGGGTCGAGAAGCTGCGCCGGGCGGTCATCCGCCGCTGA